A genomic segment from Lignipirellula cremea encodes:
- a CDS encoding tetratricopeptide repeat protein — protein sequence MRSMIHSSMLWLSAIVAALAFVGLAAPAGADDAPVKAQPVSFMGLQPGLSTVDEVRQKLGEPVNEETDQELRILTFHPSGFAQVQATILDEVAISILLELSSPQPAEKVVSDLLLTNFRPAPVPDSQGELLGQVYPERGVLMRFVKVGEDLKISHVVLEGISAEPYILRAQFDFHQRYDQNLKDLKEAENLDARDARIYSLRSRILSQVGRYSNALENAEKAAQLNPDQPSYELDRARLLFAAGDAETALQVTQAIASSPSATAEEQALAEFQLGEYHSRGAKRDYAAALKHHQQAVSLAMPLAGDDNFYTRRAAKQVLFEAHFAVARDICLGRWRAKHETAAKWIAVGARIGENLVTEERFDPIVRLKAYRYSLEAMTGLPTPPDPSSTVTGLMAEGERRLQEAPDELYRSQVQWELGSALFQAARIQRRREELKTAQDYLSKAAPLLESADAFREPSPERNYTFGCLYFLVGSIFAVDYEQHSDAAPWYDKAVLHFERPQGPFLKAEPGLHGERMVSMGVTFWETGAHRQALEYTQEGLAMMESAVGDGEIGEKALAVPYGNLASMHRQMGYDSEAQEFAQKAAHLEKQSTPETFQR from the coding sequence ATGCGCAGCATGATCCACTCCTCGATGCTTTGGCTTTCGGCGATCGTCGCAGCGCTGGCGTTTGTCGGCCTGGCGGCGCCTGCTGGCGCCGACGACGCCCCGGTAAAAGCGCAGCCGGTTTCCTTTATGGGACTCCAGCCAGGGCTGAGCACGGTCGACGAGGTGCGCCAGAAACTGGGGGAACCGGTCAACGAAGAGACCGACCAGGAACTGCGGATATTGACGTTTCATCCGTCCGGATTTGCGCAGGTCCAGGCCACAATCCTTGACGAGGTGGCGATCTCCATTCTGCTGGAGCTGTCCAGTCCCCAGCCGGCTGAGAAAGTCGTCAGCGATCTGCTGCTGACGAATTTCCGTCCCGCTCCGGTGCCCGACTCGCAAGGCGAACTGCTTGGCCAGGTTTATCCAGAACGCGGCGTGCTGATGCGGTTTGTCAAAGTGGGCGAGGACCTGAAAATCTCGCACGTGGTGCTGGAAGGCATCTCGGCCGAGCCGTACATTCTGCGAGCGCAGTTCGACTTCCACCAGCGCTATGACCAGAACCTGAAAGACCTGAAAGAGGCCGAAAATCTCGACGCTCGCGACGCGCGGATCTATTCCTTGCGGAGCCGCATCCTGTCGCAAGTCGGGCGCTACTCCAACGCTCTGGAGAACGCCGAGAAGGCAGCCCAGCTGAACCCTGACCAGCCCAGCTATGAGCTGGACCGGGCGCGGCTGCTGTTTGCCGCGGGCGATGCGGAAACGGCCCTGCAGGTTACCCAAGCCATTGCCAGCAGCCCGTCCGCCACGGCCGAAGAACAAGCGCTAGCGGAGTTTCAGTTGGGTGAGTATCACTCGCGGGGAGCCAAACGCGACTACGCGGCCGCTCTCAAGCATCATCAACAAGCCGTCTCGCTGGCGATGCCGCTGGCGGGCGATGATAACTTTTACACCCGTCGCGCGGCCAAACAGGTGCTGTTTGAAGCCCACTTCGCCGTGGCTCGCGATATCTGTCTGGGTCGCTGGCGGGCCAAGCATGAAACGGCCGCCAAGTGGATCGCCGTGGGCGCCCGCATTGGCGAAAATCTGGTGACTGAAGAACGCTTTGACCCGATCGTCCGATTGAAAGCATATCGCTACTCGCTGGAAGCGATGACGGGCCTGCCCACGCCGCCCGATCCGTCTTCGACGGTGACGGGACTCATGGCCGAAGGCGAACGGCGCCTGCAGGAAGCGCCCGACGAGTTGTACCGTTCGCAGGTGCAATGGGAGCTGGGCTCCGCGTTGTTCCAGGCGGCCCGCATCCAGCGTCGTCGCGAGGAACTGAAAACGGCCCAGGACTACCTTTCCAAGGCGGCCCCGCTGCTGGAATCGGCCGACGCCTTTCGTGAGCCTTCGCCGGAACGGAACTACACGTTCGGCTGTCTCTACTTCCTGGTGGGTTCCATTTTCGCCGTCGACTATGAACAGCACTCCGACGCGGCCCCCTGGTATGACAAAGCCGTGCTGCATTTTGAGCGCCCCCAGGGACCGTTCTTGAAAGCCGAGCCCGGCTTGCATGGCGAGCGGATGGTTAGCATGGGCGTTACTTTCTGGGAGACGGGAGCCCATCGCCAGGCCCTGGAGTACACCCAGGAAGGACTCGCCATGATGGAAAGCGCGGTGGGCGACGGCGAGATTGGCGAGAAAGCCCTGGCCGTGCCGTACGGCAATCTGGCCAGCATGCACCGGCAAATGGGCTACGACAGCGAAGCCCAGGAGTTCGCCCAGAAGGCGGCCCACCTGGAGAAGCAGTCCACCCCGGAAACCTTCCAGCGGTAA
- a CDS encoding NAD(P)-dependent oxidoreductase, with protein MVMQVAPGKTKIGWIGSGVMGSSMCGHLVEKGFSATVYTRTKEKAQELISKGATWADSPRAVAEQSDVIFTIVGFPSDVREVMLGENGALAGSKEGNILVDMTTSQPTLAVEIAEAAKAKGVHSVDAPVSGGDVGAKEARLSIMIGGEKEVVDALAPCFEAMGKTIVYQGGPGAGQHTKMVNQTLIASNMIGVCEALLYGYKAGLDLETVMQSVASGAAGSWSLSNLAPRIIGNNFDPGFFVEHFIKDMSIALEESKRMGLSLPGLALSHQLYLAVQAQGHGRDGTHALQLALASLAGFDWKTRS; from the coding sequence ATGGTCATGCAAGTCGCTCCTGGCAAAACAAAAATCGGTTGGATCGGCTCCGGCGTGATGGGATCCAGCATGTGCGGGCACCTGGTCGAGAAAGGCTTCTCCGCCACGGTCTACACCCGCACCAAAGAGAAAGCCCAGGAACTGATCAGCAAAGGGGCAACCTGGGCGGACAGCCCACGGGCGGTCGCCGAACAGAGCGATGTGATCTTCACCATCGTCGGTTTCCCCAGCGACGTCCGCGAAGTCATGCTGGGCGAAAACGGCGCGCTGGCCGGATCAAAAGAAGGGAACATCCTCGTCGACATGACGACCAGCCAGCCGACCCTGGCCGTAGAAATCGCCGAAGCCGCCAAGGCTAAGGGCGTGCATAGCGTCGACGCCCCCGTGTCCGGCGGCGATGTGGGCGCTAAAGAAGCTCGCCTGTCGATCATGATCGGCGGCGAAAAAGAGGTCGTCGACGCGCTCGCTCCCTGCTTTGAAGCGATGGGAAAAACGATCGTTTACCAGGGCGGACCCGGCGCCGGCCAGCACACCAAAATGGTCAACCAGACCCTCATCGCTAGCAACATGATCGGCGTGTGCGAAGCTCTGCTGTACGGTTACAAAGCCGGCCTGGATCTGGAAACGGTCATGCAGTCGGTCGCCTCCGGAGCCGCCGGCAGCTGGTCGCTGTCGAACCTGGCGCCGCGGATCATCGGCAACAACTTTGACCCGGGCTTCTTCGTGGAGCACTTCATCAAAGATATGAGCATCGCCCTCGAAGAGTCCAAGCGGATGGGCCTGTCGTTGCCCGGTCTGGCCCTCAGCCATCAGCTCTACCTGGCCGTGCAGGCCCAGGGCCATGGTCGCGACGGCACCCACGCCCTGCAGCTCGCCCTGGCCTCGCTCGCCGGCTTCGACTGGAAGACGCGCAGCTAA
- a CDS encoding mandelate racemase/muconate lactonizing enzyme family protein, producing the protein MSKIVAVETIIPDDIMSNLLLLRIHTDDGLIGHGETYYTPHAIAALVHDWMAERLLGGDALAIESHWRFLYDRCSAFGQPGAELRALSAIDVALWDILGQACGQPVYRLLGGPVRPSIPVYNTCGGPTYGAGESRVAKHPGWPGYGDVGQAGPLQDNWSSLHAAGDLAEELVAEGFYGMKLWPFDRFAHATGGTYLSWDAIDEGMRPLREIRDRVGMQIEIIIEGHAFFQLPAALRMAEALREVRPLWLEDVLRVDNIATLADFRRQSGMPIAASEMLLARRDFLELLQAGAADYVMVDPTWCGGLSESMRVIRLAEGYNIPVTIHDCTGPFTLLSGLHLAASAANVAFQEVVRAHIRTFYERLIDPLPIVERGQAQLPTQPGIGARLHPELFQPGKFSYRRSAR; encoded by the coding sequence ATGAGCAAAATCGTCGCTGTGGAAACCATCATTCCTGACGACATCATGTCGAACCTGCTGCTGCTCCGCATTCATACGGACGACGGCCTGATCGGTCATGGCGAAACCTATTACACGCCGCACGCCATCGCCGCGCTGGTGCATGACTGGATGGCCGAGCGACTGCTGGGCGGCGACGCCCTGGCGATCGAAAGCCACTGGCGGTTCCTGTACGACCGCTGCTCCGCGTTCGGCCAGCCCGGCGCCGAGTTACGGGCGTTGTCCGCGATCGACGTCGCTTTGTGGGACATTCTGGGTCAGGCCTGCGGCCAGCCCGTTTATCGCCTGCTGGGCGGCCCCGTGCGGCCTTCGATTCCGGTCTATAACACGTGCGGCGGCCCGACGTATGGAGCGGGCGAAAGCCGCGTGGCGAAGCATCCGGGCTGGCCCGGTTATGGCGATGTGGGCCAGGCGGGTCCGCTGCAGGATAACTGGTCGTCGCTGCATGCGGCCGGCGATCTGGCGGAGGAACTGGTCGCCGAGGGCTTTTACGGGATGAAGCTCTGGCCGTTCGACCGCTTTGCGCATGCGACCGGCGGCACATACCTGTCGTGGGACGCCATCGACGAAGGGATGCGGCCGCTGCGCGAGATCCGCGACCGCGTCGGCATGCAGATCGAAATCATCATCGAAGGGCATGCCTTCTTCCAGCTGCCGGCCGCCCTGCGAATGGCCGAAGCGCTCCGCGAAGTGCGACCGCTGTGGCTGGAGGACGTGCTTCGCGTCGACAATATCGCCACGCTGGCCGACTTCCGCCGGCAAAGCGGCATGCCGATCGCCGCCAGCGAAATGCTGCTGGCCCGGCGGGACTTTCTGGAACTGCTGCAGGCGGGAGCCGCCGACTATGTGATGGTCGATCCCACCTGGTGCGGCGGTCTGAGCGAAAGCATGCGGGTGATCCGTCTGGCCGAGGGCTACAATATTCCGGTGACCATCCACGACTGCACCGGGCCGTTTACGCTGCTCAGCGGCCTGCACCTGGCGGCGTCGGCCGCGAACGTCGCCTTTCAAGAAGTCGTACGGGCCCACATCCGTACGTTCTATGAACGGCTGATCGACCCCTTGCCGATTGTCGAACGGGGCCAGGCGCAACTGCCCACGCAGCCCGGCATTGGCGCCCGACTGCATCCCGAACTGTTCCAGCCCGGCAAATTCAGCTACCGTCGTTCGGCCCGGTAA
- a CDS encoding creatininase family protein, which yields MSRAATEYRYEKLTWPEINDAVDLGKVCIVPCGAVEQHGPHLPLDVDLMCPTHIAWGVGKAIPEKVLVLPVVAYGYTGHVMDFPGTINNDFEHFMHHVLDIVKSLAYHGFKKIILLNGHGSNMPNLDLVARRGCLETDAESVLVAWWRLLEVDKTFMPNWRESKFPGGCAHAGELETSLYMYLDDDNVRHDQIQNGLISFNADESPFQWVDLYGAGPATVISWTSSYSESGVLGEAELATAEKGRQVYEEAVKQLATYVSWFKDRPKDERRDRHRQPPTIPTPWGQTPLES from the coding sequence ATGAGTCGCGCCGCCACCGAGTATCGCTATGAGAAACTCACCTGGCCCGAGATCAACGACGCCGTTGATCTGGGCAAGGTATGCATCGTTCCCTGCGGAGCCGTGGAACAGCATGGACCGCATCTGCCGCTGGATGTCGACCTGATGTGCCCGACCCATATCGCCTGGGGCGTCGGCAAAGCGATCCCGGAAAAAGTTCTGGTGCTGCCGGTCGTGGCTTACGGCTATACGGGCCACGTGATGGATTTTCCCGGCACCATCAACAACGACTTCGAGCACTTCATGCATCATGTGCTCGACATTGTGAAGTCGCTGGCCTACCACGGTTTCAAAAAAATCATCCTGCTCAACGGCCATGGATCCAACATGCCGAACCTGGATCTGGTGGCCCGCCGCGGCTGCCTGGAAACCGACGCCGAGAGCGTGCTGGTCGCCTGGTGGCGTTTGCTGGAAGTCGACAAAACGTTCATGCCGAACTGGCGGGAGAGCAAGTTCCCCGGCGGTTGCGCCCATGCGGGCGAGCTGGAAACGTCGTTGTATATGTACCTGGACGACGACAACGTACGGCACGACCAGATCCAGAACGGCCTGATCAGTTTCAACGCCGACGAGAGTCCGTTCCAGTGGGTCGACCTGTACGGAGCCGGGCCGGCGACCGTGATTTCCTGGACCAGCAGTTACAGCGAATCCGGCGTGCTGGGCGAGGCGGAACTGGCGACGGCCGAAAAAGGTCGGCAAGTCTACGAAGAGGCCGTGAAGCAGCTGGCGACCTATGTCTCCTGGTTCAAGGATCGCCCCAAAGACGAACGCCGTGATCGGCATCGCCAGCCGCCCACCATTCCCACCCCGTGGGGCCAGACGCCGCTGGAATCATGA
- the lptE gene encoding LPS assembly lipoprotein LptE: MRLPLMLFALLTSVLAGCAGYQIGSRTMFRPDVSTVHVPIIRGEGFRRFMGERLTEAVVKRVETVTPYKVVSAAEADTILEISLAPLTKRVLGETRNDDPRDIEIDYQARLNWVRCTGEPLIQPTAFPFATSQLLLSQGTHFVPEGGQSISSAEQVALDRLAAQIVEQMELSFPLGS, from the coding sequence ATGCGATTACCCCTGATGCTCTTCGCGTTGCTGACGTCAGTCCTGGCCGGCTGCGCTGGCTATCAAATCGGCTCCCGGACCATGTTCCGTCCCGATGTTTCGACCGTTCATGTGCCCATTATCCGCGGCGAAGGCTTTCGCCGTTTCATGGGCGAACGTCTGACCGAGGCGGTCGTCAAGCGGGTCGAAACCGTCACGCCCTACAAAGTCGTGAGCGCCGCCGAGGCCGATACGATTCTGGAAATCTCGCTGGCTCCCCTGACCAAACGGGTGTTGGGAGAAACCAGGAACGACGATCCCCGCGACATCGAAATCGATTATCAGGCCCGCTTGAACTGGGTTCGCTGTACGGGCGAGCCGCTGATTCAACCGACCGCGTTCCCCTTCGCCACTTCGCAACTGTTGCTCAGCCAGGGGACGCACTTTGTGCCCGAAGGGGGCCAGTCGATTTCGTCCGCCGAACAGGTCGCCCTGGATCGTCTGGCGGCCCAGATTGTCGAGCAGATGGAGCTCAGCTTCCCGCTTGGCTCCTGA
- a CDS encoding sodium:solute symporter family transporter yields MHLIDWLIVIGLNAAIIGYGFYLARGTHSSSDWFLGRRALPWWGIGLSMFATNVDSADIVSVAGKTYAEGLHILSVYAIGSWVGGMLAAFLVVPAIYRAGFYTNAEYLEARFGLSMRILSALIQIQYRTIMLGLMIYALFLLLQGLSVMSAVQSLVVGETAGNSDNLSTALSWALIVGLVIFSGFYTAWGGLKAVVWTDALQGIVIFVGGAVIFCSVAAAVGGWSGAEEKLLARDAENAAAGQTTNLAGLLHISSYDGGVDLPVSEGTSSEGTNTDASAARRSSPYAFQLGDFSMNLGPLVVVLAWTIIGAGYWSVNHTQTMRLMGARSLWDMKMAAVVGVALSLPVLLACTFLGVFGRALPEGAGLEQADQIYPLLANTFLGVGLKGLVVAAIVSAAVSTFDSMGSALSAVFTRDIYARLLYAGGDDQHYVRVGRIATIGVLQLGFLYLPFIMLQKNMLDAFTTLIPVFVTPLFTVYVMGVLLPVHRRSGLIGLGVGAAYGVFALYCREAGKFELLPDATGVPVWMFDRWIALLWSLLFTMAGMLAVTLCLGWQQQGDLLRVQNTGWLARSRESLPPLRESPFAGDVPWWARPSLYAGLLGLFCFWMVFVWLW; encoded by the coding sequence ATGCACCTGATCGACTGGCTGATTGTGATCGGGCTGAACGCGGCCATTATTGGCTACGGCTTTTATCTGGCCCGCGGGACGCATAGCAGCAGCGACTGGTTCCTGGGGCGCCGGGCGTTGCCCTGGTGGGGCATTGGCCTGTCGATGTTCGCCACCAATGTCGATAGCGCCGACATTGTTTCGGTAGCAGGCAAAACGTACGCCGAGGGGCTGCACATTCTTTCGGTCTATGCGATCGGCAGCTGGGTCGGCGGCATGCTGGCCGCCTTCCTGGTGGTGCCGGCCATTTACCGGGCCGGCTTTTACACCAACGCGGAGTACCTGGAAGCGAGATTCGGCCTGAGCATGCGCATTTTGAGCGCGCTGATTCAGATCCAGTACCGCACCATTATGCTGGGGCTGATGATTTACGCCCTGTTCCTGCTACTCCAGGGACTGAGTGTCATGTCGGCCGTGCAATCGCTGGTCGTGGGCGAAACGGCTGGCAACTCCGACAATCTGTCGACCGCCCTGTCCTGGGCGCTGATCGTGGGGCTGGTGATCTTCTCTGGCTTTTACACGGCCTGGGGCGGGTTGAAGGCAGTCGTCTGGACCGACGCCCTGCAGGGGATCGTCATTTTTGTGGGCGGGGCTGTCATCTTCTGCAGCGTTGCTGCGGCCGTCGGCGGCTGGTCGGGGGCCGAGGAGAAACTCCTCGCTCGCGACGCAGAAAATGCAGCAGCCGGGCAGACGACGAACCTGGCCGGACTCCTGCATATCAGCAGCTACGACGGCGGCGTCGATCTTCCCGTCAGCGAAGGGACGTCAAGCGAAGGAACAAATACCGACGCCTCCGCCGCGCGACGTTCGTCGCCCTATGCGTTCCAGCTGGGCGACTTCAGCATGAACCTGGGACCGCTGGTTGTGGTGCTGGCCTGGACAATTATCGGCGCCGGCTACTGGAGCGTGAACCACACGCAAACGATGCGGCTGATGGGCGCCCGGTCGCTCTGGGATATGAAGATGGCGGCCGTCGTCGGGGTGGCGCTGAGCCTGCCGGTCCTGCTGGCCTGTACGTTCCTGGGCGTGTTCGGCCGCGCTTTGCCGGAAGGGGCTGGACTGGAGCAGGCCGACCAGATCTATCCACTGCTGGCCAATACGTTCCTGGGCGTCGGCTTGAAAGGGCTCGTGGTGGCGGCGATCGTTTCGGCAGCCGTCAGCACGTTTGACTCCATGGGCAGCGCCCTTTCGGCCGTCTTTACGCGCGACATTTACGCCCGGCTGTTATACGCCGGCGGCGACGACCAGCACTATGTCCGGGTGGGACGGATCGCCACGATCGGCGTGCTGCAGCTTGGCTTTTTGTACTTGCCGTTTATTATGCTGCAGAAGAACATGCTGGATGCTTTCACCACCCTGATCCCCGTATTTGTCACGCCTTTGTTTACCGTGTACGTGATGGGCGTGCTATTGCCTGTGCATCGCCGCAGCGGTTTGATCGGGCTGGGGGTCGGCGCGGCGTACGGGGTGTTTGCTTTGTACTGCCGGGAAGCGGGAAAGTTCGAGTTGCTGCCGGATGCGACCGGCGTGCCGGTCTGGATGTTTGATCGCTGGATTGCCCTGCTCTGGTCGCTGCTGTTCACCATGGCCGGCATGCTGGCGGTCACGCTTTGTCTGGGCTGGCAACAGCAGGGCGACTTGCTGCGGGTGCAGAATACGGGCTGGCTGGCCCGCAGTCGCGAGTCCCTGCCGCCGCTGCGGGAGAGCCCCTTCGCCGGGGACGTTCCGTGGTGGGCCCGTCCCAGTCTGTACGCAGGGTTGCTGGGGCTGTTCTGTTTCTGGATGGTGTTTGTCTGGTTATGGTAG
- the recO gene encoding DNA repair protein RecO, with the protein MASEKTTAIVVRLIEFSESSLVTTLFTRDFGKISGLAKGARRPKSAFEGALDLLAVIRIVFLHKSSDVLDLLTEAKLDRSFRAARRDLKRLHAGYYVAELLNELTDAGDPHPELFDAADEALREIDGDGEVNRVVFRFELTALDLLGHLPALHECAGCGEELETRERYPFGQLSGGLLCPTCRSRHRQVASVSAAVIEVMRTFSHLENENWRTAPLPPKVQGELRGLMNHYLNNLAGKRLKMHAFLQEDRSAT; encoded by the coding sequence ATGGCGAGCGAAAAAACCACCGCAATCGTGGTGCGACTGATCGAGTTCAGCGAGTCCAGTCTGGTCACCACCCTGTTTACGCGGGATTTTGGCAAGATCAGCGGGCTGGCCAAGGGCGCCCGACGACCGAAAAGTGCGTTCGAGGGTGCTCTTGACCTGTTAGCCGTTATTCGCATAGTGTTCCTCCACAAATCGTCCGACGTACTCGACCTGCTGACAGAAGCCAAACTGGATCGATCGTTTCGCGCTGCGAGACGGGATCTGAAGCGACTGCATGCTGGCTATTACGTGGCGGAGTTGTTGAATGAATTGACCGATGCCGGCGATCCTCATCCGGAACTGTTCGATGCGGCGGACGAAGCGCTCCGCGAGATCGACGGCGACGGCGAGGTCAATCGCGTGGTGTTCCGTTTTGAGCTGACGGCCTTGGACCTGCTGGGGCATTTGCCTGCTCTTCACGAGTGCGCCGGTTGCGGCGAGGAATTAGAAACCCGGGAACGTTATCCTTTCGGCCAGTTGTCCGGAGGCTTGCTCTGTCCCACATGCCGGTCGCGTCACCGGCAGGTGGCCAGCGTAAGCGCGGCCGTGATCGAGGTGATGCGAACCTTCAGTCATTTAGAGAACGAAAACTGGCGAACCGCGCCGTTGCCGCCCAAGGTCCAGGGCGAACTGCGCGGTCTGATGAACCACTATTTGAATAACCTGGCCGGTAAACGGCTGAAAATGCATGCCTTTCTGCAGGAAGATCGCTCCGCGACCTGA
- a CDS encoding tetratricopeptide repeat protein, protein MGDATGLTGSAMLGRDEKVQKGKRMSPTLSPGRANLQGRAVDRSQQPNRTARPGRSSLWLLGCLALAPLCAGCQTFRDPGGVLAHQKVKDEMAREREVRQVAYLDDEYYEEERERPPEPLSLASFAPEKVYSGWRRSYMEATGRGRSPDAARGLYAAAEEIYRGAADQRAQSKEGDKGDRGRAEFVKAGNAYFSAAERWPDSALEQDALFMAGESYFFADHYYDANAQYEMVIEKYPNSKHLDTIESRRFKIAQFWLQYNEKRPQPFYTFNFTDETRPTRDMFGSSIRLYDKIRIDDPTGKLADDATLAAGVASLESGDFYKADSYFTDLRDAFPRSEHQFMAHYLGVQAKIKTYDGPAYAGDCLAEAAKLVQRMKTQFPDDFEKRREELNKTDAQIRYLRAEREWKMGQYYERLSQFGGSKFYYKLILRDFPGTPFADQAKERLAALSDKPDKPEQKMEWLVDILPKSDEQRIADLKPDGEGYRR, encoded by the coding sequence ATGGGAGATGCAACCGGTTTGACCGGTTCCGCCATGCTCGGTCGCGACGAAAAAGTGCAGAAGGGGAAACGGATGTCTCCGACGCTATCGCCAGGCCGCGCCAACTTGCAAGGCCGTGCGGTCGACCGCAGCCAACAGCCCAACCGGACCGCAAGGCCCGGTCGCTCCAGCCTGTGGCTGCTGGGGTGTTTGGCGCTGGCCCCGCTCTGCGCGGGTTGCCAGACCTTTCGCGATCCCGGCGGCGTGCTGGCGCATCAAAAAGTCAAAGACGAAATGGCGCGCGAACGCGAAGTGCGGCAGGTCGCCTATCTCGACGACGAATACTACGAAGAAGAACGGGAACGTCCGCCCGAACCGCTGTCGCTTGCCAGCTTTGCGCCGGAAAAAGTCTACTCGGGCTGGCGTCGATCCTACATGGAAGCCACTGGCCGGGGACGCAGTCCCGATGCGGCCCGTGGTCTGTACGCCGCGGCGGAGGAAATCTATCGCGGAGCAGCCGACCAGCGGGCCCAGTCCAAAGAAGGAGACAAAGGGGACCGCGGCCGCGCGGAATTTGTCAAAGCGGGCAACGCGTATTTTTCCGCCGCTGAACGCTGGCCCGATTCCGCCCTGGAACAAGACGCCCTGTTCATGGCGGGCGAAAGCTATTTCTTTGCGGACCACTACTACGACGCCAACGCCCAGTATGAAATGGTGATTGAAAAGTATCCCAACTCCAAGCACCTGGATACGATTGAGTCCCGCCGTTTCAAGATCGCCCAGTTCTGGCTGCAGTACAACGAAAAGCGGCCTCAGCCGTTTTACACGTTTAACTTTACCGACGAAACTCGCCCCACGCGCGACATGTTCGGCTCCTCGATACGACTGTACGATAAGATCCGCATCGACGATCCGACCGGCAAGCTGGCCGACGACGCCACCCTGGCCGCGGGCGTCGCCTCCCTGGAATCGGGCGACTTTTACAAAGCCGACAGCTATTTCACCGACCTCCGCGACGCCTTTCCGCGTAGCGAACACCAGTTCATGGCTCATTACCTGGGCGTGCAGGCAAAGATCAAAACGTACGACGGTCCCGCCTATGCGGGCGATTGCCTGGCCGAGGCAGCGAAGCTGGTGCAGAGGATGAAGACGCAGTTTCCCGACGACTTTGAAAAAAGGCGGGAAGAGCTCAACAAAACCGACGCACAAATTCGCTACTTGCGGGCCGAACGTGAGTGGAAAATGGGCCAGTACTACGAGAGGCTGAGCCAGTTTGGCGGGTCGAAGTTTTACTACAAGCTTATCCTACGCGACTTTCCGGGAACGCCTTTCGCTGATCAGGCGAAAGAACGTCTTGCGGCCCTGTCTGACAAACCTGACAAGCCGGAACAAAAAATGGAATGGCTGGTCGATATTCTGCCCAAGTCCGACGAGCAGCGAATCGCTGATCTGAAACCCGACGGGGAAGGCTACCGTCGCTAG
- a CDS encoding OB-fold nucleic acid binding domain-containing protein, protein MRPYFRLPFSVLLIGCSLFASACAQEQATAPAPATTPGQAAAPGPAVASAVPANNVVELRKLVGREATVAGRIASTGSSSSGHQFLNFEGGVLSAFCPQPIVAKFSDGKPADLFKGEQVEITGPLSLFKGKLQIKIDSPQAIVLVKLEDKPVVAKQATLKEIGQGVWMSPAGLRYAGRDPAGLTRVDHIRRHMEDQPNRDGPHGVFDGEEGVAWAVIDDAWRQAESSKLRPQVEGDRSTLLVSMNRRIGYLGGSLGKEKGHPALSRVFIVFETDTKNIITAFPR, encoded by the coding sequence ATGCGTCCTTATTTTCGATTGCCGTTTTCCGTTTTGTTGATCGGCTGCAGCCTGTTCGCTTCGGCCTGCGCCCAGGAGCAGGCGACCGCTCCAGCGCCAGCAACAACTCCGGGGCAGGCAGCAGCGCCGGGTCCTGCGGTCGCGTCGGCCGTGCCGGCCAACAATGTGGTGGAGTTGCGGAAGCTGGTCGGTCGCGAAGCGACTGTGGCGGGGCGGATCGCCTCGACCGGGTCATCTTCGAGCGGGCACCAGTTTCTCAATTTTGAAGGCGGCGTACTGTCGGCCTTTTGTCCGCAGCCGATCGTCGCAAAGTTTTCAGACGGCAAGCCAGCCGACCTTTTCAAAGGGGAGCAGGTCGAGATTACGGGCCCGCTCTCCCTGTTCAAAGGGAAGCTGCAGATCAAAATCGATTCGCCCCAGGCGATCGTGCTGGTCAAACTCGAAGACAAACCGGTCGTCGCCAAACAGGCGACCTTGAAAGAGATCGGCCAGGGCGTCTGGATGAGTCCGGCCGGCCTGCGTTATGCAGGCCGCGATCCGGCCGGTTTGACACGCGTCGATCATATCCGGCGACACATGGAAGACCAGCCCAACCGTGACGGCCCGCATGGCGTGTTCGACGGCGAGGAAGGCGTCGCCTGGGCCGTGATCGACGACGCCTGGCGCCAGGCCGAAAGCAGCAAACTGCGGCCGCAGGTCGAAGGGGATCGCAGCACTCTGCTGGTTTCCATGAACCGCCGCATCGGCTACCTGGGCGGCAGCCTGGGAAAAGAGAAGGGCCATCCCGCGTTGTCGCGTGTGTTCATTGTCTTTGAAACCGACACCAAAAATATCATTACCGCTTTCCCCCGATAG